A single Antechinus flavipes isolate AdamAnt ecotype Samford, QLD, Australia chromosome 5, AdamAnt_v2, whole genome shotgun sequence DNA region contains:
- the RASSF9 gene encoding ras association domain-containing protein 9 — protein sequence MAPFGRNLLKTRHKNRSPPKDMDIEEKEIVVWVCQEEKIVCGLTKRTTAADVIQALLEEHEATLGEKRFLFGQPSDYCIIEKWRGSERVLPPLTKILRLWKAWGEEQPNMHFVLVKTDALVPVPLWRTAEAKLVQNTEKQWDLSPANYMKMLPLDKQKRIVRKTFRKLAKLKQDSVIQDRDSMETLVHLIISQDHTIHQQVKRMKELDLEIEKCEAKFHLDRIEYEGENYVQDAYLMPSPGEVKQHKDMKEEENQITDYLSESEGILQLEERLKYYRLLIDKLSAEIEQEVESICIDVNEETEGAATEELEKKNLESIKYDLEKSMKAGLKIHSHLSGIQKEIKYNDSLLQRKTIEYDLLSEELNALHFSNKDGCQSNEDREKGLEGTSSCVAGSHFTQKIFHSYTNDTDSDTGISSTHSQDSETTLGDLVLLST from the coding sequence atcACCACCCAAGGATATGgatatagaagagaaagaaattgtcGTTTGGGTTTGCCAAGAAGAAAAGATTGTCTGTGGACTGACCAAACGTACCACAGCAGCTGATGTAATCCAGGCTTTGCTTGAAGAACATGAAGCTACCTTGGGAGAGAAACGATTTCTTTTTGGACAACCCAGTGATTACTGTATTATTGAAAAATGGAGAGGTTCAGAGAGGGTTCTTCCTCCACTCACAAAAATCCTGAGACTTTGGAAGGCCTGGGGAGAAGAACAGCCAAACATGCACTTTGTCCTGGTTAAAACAGATGCTTTGGTTCCAGTTCCATTATGGAGGACAGCAGAAGCAAAACTAGttcaaaatacagaaaaacaatGGGACCTCAGTCCAGCCAACTATATGAAAATGTTGCCACTAGATAAGCAGAAAAGAATAGTTAGGAAAACATTCAGGAAATTAGCAAAACTTAAACAGGACTCTGTTATACAAGACCGAGACAGCATGGAGACCTTAGTACATTTGATCATTTCTCAGGACCACACAATTCATCAGCaggtcaaaagaatgaaagaactaGATCTGGAAATTGAGAAATGTGAAGCAAAATTTCATCTGGATCGGATAGAATATGAGGGAGAAAATTATGTTCAGGATGCTTATCTAATGCCCAGTCCTGGTGAGGTCAAACAACATAAAgatatgaaggaagaagaaaatcagataACTGACTATCTGAGTGAGAGTGAAGGAATTTTACAACTGGAAGAACGATTGAAATATTATAGACTACTTATTGACAAGCTATCTGCTGAAATAGAGCAAGAAGTAGAAAGTATTTGCATAGATgtgaatgaagaaacagaaggggCAGCTacagaagaattagaaaagaaaaacttggaaagtatTAAGTATGATTTGGAGAAAAGTATGAAAGCTGGCTTAAAAATCCATTCTCACTTAAGTGGCAtccagaaagagattaaatacaATGACTCTTTGCTTCAGAGAAAAACAATAGAATATGACCTCCTGTCAGAAGAACTGAATGCACTTCATTTCAGCAACAAGGATGGGTGCCAATCTAACGAAGATAGAGAGAAAGGACTGGAGGGGACCAGTAGTTGTGTGGCTGGCTCTCATTTtactcaaaaaatatttcattcttataCCAATGACACAGATTCAGATACCGGAATAAGCTCTACTCATAGTCAGGACTCAGAGACTACTTTAGGGGATCTGGTGCTATTGTCAACATAA